The Toxorhynchites rutilus septentrionalis strain SRP chromosome 1, ASM2978413v1, whole genome shotgun sequence genome contains the following window.
TAGCTGACGGATATGGAGACATTTGTGCAGCTAAGGTGATAGTTATGAATACCGAAGTACTGCTAGTGTCGGTATACATTCCACCAGGTACTAGCACTAATAATATAAAGTGGTTTATGACGCGCAACCTGTTTTGTTATGCTAAACAGGTTATGCCAACGGTGGTCACAGGTGACTTCAACATTGACGTTTCCAAGCCCGAAAACTTAGAGTTTCTCGACTTTATGGAGAACTATTTAAATTTGAGGCTAGCAAGTAATCGAACCGAGGCTATCACGCTTGGTAGTTCTTGCATCGATCTAACGTTTGCCAAACACATCAGCACATCCGCACATGTGGTCACCAATCAAACCATCTGGCAATCACCACAATCACCACATAAAACCAAAacggttcttttcaggaccacttGACAACTTTGAACGAgttcaattgaagttttctaaatatatatgatAATTTCATATATATACTCATCCGCTGACAGATTTACAAGAAGAACTTTCACCAATCTtgcaatttattcattcatccattcattgagaattgattcagatgcaactaaaaacaaatgatcactaaattaacgatagtcctacgtcacccttgcagttataccacagatataacccacttcctgtttttgaaaggcaaattgcttgtaatggatttttccacattcctcgtcagttttttagaggcgaatgaactgaaaagtttaaagcctctttaatccaacatcatcatcctcgtcagcacacactcgtaagttggtatcgcatgtggagtgaagatgagttcggtcgttggttacacacgattatccctaagatcTCGACGAgtacatggttcaagggatCCAATGTcattcattcgcgtgatatctcggtttatatccaatcactacaacctaaacgcgcatatttatcgcattgggctcgcagcaaacaatctttgtgattgcgACGATGGCTACAACGACATTGAGCATATTGCTtggtatccggttccatgctgctcgctctcagcttttcagagcactgagagcacaaggcagacaatcggatgtCCCCGGATATCATAGGAAGCCGTGatcctgaaaaaaatcatcttccaagccgttgttggtcgtctccgattcggcgagcgccattgatgccatcggtgcgaccagATTAAAACATCCATGGGTATAGACCATCCAGAACTTTTTGCTTGACACTGTGCTCATGCGGGTTCACAACGACACAATAATTTGATCTCAAAACTACAATaccgtcgataaagaggcgaatCAGCCCAGGAGGCAGAacacctctcaaataaagaataaaaaaaagttctgtctcgaatttctttgtgaattttcatgTACGTTTCGTTTTTACGGAGCTGCACCAACCCCCTCCCTGTCTTGCCGGAGGACCGACGTGCATACCTCTTTTCAGAGTCCCCGAAGACAGTGATCGCCCCCCTGATATggaaaattttctttttattgtgCTTCGAATCaacgaagaatcgatattcttcccaTGACGTAAGTATCAGTTTGGATCTGTTCAGCCTCTTTTTCGTTGAAGCCTTCGATTCCTAGGTCCTTCGTCATGATGGTGTGGGTAGTCCCGGTCAACACATCCAGATCAGCTGCGGTCTTCCAAATCGAGCGGTTCATTTTTCGACAAACCCGCTCCCTCACCAACTTGATGGCAGGCTGACATCCTTGCCGAACGCGGCCACCAGGGTCTCACACGGTCCTTGGCCGAGCCCGTCTCCCGGTACCGACGAATGGTGGTGTAGATGAAATTCCGCCTCGCCCCGTGGGATTTCAACCGCTGGAATCAAACGCTTATTTATCATTAAACTCAGAATGCTCCAATTTACATCAAACTTTTCGAGCGCGACTCCTGGTCATGACCAGGCTATCGCTCGTTTCCTGTTGTTTCGTTCTGGTTGTGTTCAGATCATTTATCCTCTGGGAGACCCTCATGAAAAGCTCCTCTTCTTACTCTGCCCGACGGCGTTTCCTTCGATTGAGTTCCGGAAGTAGCACTAACGAGCCTCGGACCTGAGAATGAGCCAGTTTTAATTGATTTCGGTCTCCCATCCCCGTCTCCagtttttatgttttcacactTCACGATATACTTCGGAGTTTCAATATTGATTTATAGAATAAATATACGTTTGTTAGCTTCCAGATCATTTATTGATATgaccctatttttgatatttaTCTTCCGATACATTTCGTCGTTCATTTGTATAACGGCTTATGGGTATGCTCATTTTACCGAGCGCATTAGAAATATCGACAAGTATGTTACACTAATAAGATATGAAAATAAGGATTTTCTTTCGCTCCAATTCTATACATTTCTTTACATCATTTTGATAGCTATATTTGAAGAGGTTTAGTAGTTTATTTAAATCGAGTATAATGATGTTAGTTAggtatgaatttaaattttcagtgCAAATCTCACGAGAAGAAGCAAATGTTCGAAGTGATTTTACAATCGATATATTTTATTTAGGGAAAACCAATTCCATCGCGAGGATACGTAAAGACAATTGTTCGGATGAGTCCATCACGTACAGATTCCGACTGTGATCCAACACAGAAAGTGAAACAAACGTTGTCACAGTTAACTTTGGCCACCGACTGGCTTACCGGATACCAACCGACCTTGTTGAAAACCACACCAATTTTGTACATCTTGTGTCGTTGAATGAAGACCGGACGATCGAAGGAGATTTCCAGCATCGAGTTATACTGTACACGTTGATTACAGTGTGTGTAGGTCAAACGTGATCCATGTGCGTCGAGCAAATGAGCATACAGAAGCTCTGAGTAACGATCATTTCCGACGATAGATGATCCCTGCACCTGTGTCGGGACTTCAATGCCAGTGATGCATACTGAACGATCCACTATAAACGTCAGCGAACAGTCTAGAACCGAGGTGTTCAAACATTCAGTCTGCTGACGCATTATTCGGCGACAGTAATATTTGCGATCGTAGTTCGAATCATTGTTGCGCATTTCATCGAGATAGTTGGAATAGAAGGGACTGTCTGGATTTTCCGGATGTGCCTGTGGAACCGGAGCTGGTGCTGGCGCTGGAACTGTTTGAAGCGGAATAGGAGCTGGTTGTGGTGGCGGAACATGTTGTGTGAAGAGTCCACTGGGTGCGGCAGACGATCCTGAACGATGTCCTAGGGTCGGTGGATTTCCGCTTGGCCCGGCCACCGGACTTGACGGGGAAGAATCGCAGAATGCATTTCTCGGGGATTTATTGGTAGTAAATCCTTCTGGCATCGGATAGCAACTATTGACTGTCGAAATGTTCATCAAGATAGCAAATGCTTCTGATTGTGTCAACAGATTTGTTCTAGCTGGTCCTTCGGCGAATTGCTGCGGATTCAAAGAAAGGAATCGAATCCGACGGATAGCGTCACGAATCGTTGGCAACTCTTGCTGGCGTCCTGCGTTTCCCATCGGTACTGGTGGTCCTGCTTGTTGGTCGGTATTTCCACCAACATTATTTTGATTGTTGTTGCGTTGCATGTTCGAAGAACTAGCCTCCACGTCCACCGTCGGAGGTGATTGAGGAGAAATTGCCTGAT
Protein-coding sequences here:
- the LOC129761917 gene encoding uncharacterized protein LOC129761917 isoform X1, translated to MSTLFCFFTKTQRLSPFSSLENLSDIRRKHSGGMDPIIDWQISRHDIKSRGQYLLETGKWADCHFLVGQEPNHQMLAGHKLILAMASPVFEAMFYGGLAEKNDPIPILDLDPSAFKSLLEYIYTDKISINSVDKACELCYGAKKYMLPHVVEQCITFLWSDLCPKNVCRAYEFAKLFEEPRLMEKCLQIMCTKTIDVVQDTSFEDVELSTIITILDQDVLNIDSELNLFWAINKYAEKHGLCASRNLDANQSGIDQDQAISPQSPPTVDVEASSSNMQRNNNQNNVGGNTDQQAGPPVPMGNAGRQQELPTIRDAIRRIRFLSLNPQQFAEGPARTNLLTQSEAFAILMNISTVNSCYPMPEGFTTNKSPRNAFCDSSPSSPVAGPSGNPPTLGHRSGSSAAPSGLFTQHVPPPQPAPIPLQTVPAPAPAPVPQAHPENPDSPFYSNYLDEMRNNDSNYDRKYYCRRIMRQQTECLNTSVLDCSLTFIVDRSVCITGIEVPTQVQGSSIVGNDRYSELLYAHLLDAHGSRLTYTHCNQRVQYNSMLEISFDRPVFIQRHKMYKIGVVFNKVGWYPVSQSVAKVNCDNVCFTFCVGSQSESVRDGLIRTIVFTYPRDGIGFP
- the LOC129761917 gene encoding uncharacterized protein LOC129761917 isoform X2 is translated as MDPIIDWQISRHDIKSRGQYLLETGKWADCHFLVGQEPNHQMLAGHKLILAMASPVFEAMFYGGLAEKNDPIPILDLDPSAFKSLLEYIYTDKISINSVDKACELCYGAKKYMLPHVVEQCITFLWSDLCPKNVCRAYEFAKLFEEPRLMEKCLQIMCTKTIDVVQDTSFEDVELSTIITILDQDVLNIDSELNLFWAINKYAEKHGLCASRNLDANQSGIDQDQAISPQSPPTVDVEASSSNMQRNNNQNNVGGNTDQQAGPPVPMGNAGRQQELPTIRDAIRRIRFLSLNPQQFAEGPARTNLLTQSEAFAILMNISTVNSCYPMPEGFTTNKSPRNAFCDSSPSSPVAGPSGNPPTLGHRSGSSAAPSGLFTQHVPPPQPAPIPLQTVPAPAPAPVPQAHPENPDSPFYSNYLDEMRNNDSNYDRKYYCRRIMRQQTECLNTSVLDCSLTFIVDRSVCITGIEVPTQVQGSSIVGNDRYSELLYAHLLDAHGSRLTYTHCNQRVQYNSMLEISFDRPVFIQRHKMYKIGVVFNKVGWYPVSQSVAKVNCDNVCFTFCVGSQSESVRDGLIRTIVFTYPRDGIGFP